A single window of Chitinophaga sp. XS-30 DNA harbors:
- a CDS encoding AraC family transcriptional regulator, giving the protein MHPILLLPHPALQPYIHQYAFMSVGVPGQWSAFGMVPPGCTSLSIVMHGRNVCLKPGDKPVRKFSSVSFAGQATQFWNVGIDDQYQVFFVVFKPCGAYQLLGIGQHSCLNETFDLSDILGRKAIAFQHQLEDSPTLETTRSIVEQFLLQCLCRQKDTAIVRQFDDIRKKIQRQSQEPRLIKKICKDEGVSKSTLVRQLKEIIGMGPKQFQRIARFNSLLLHIKQQATRRHWTEIAHQFGYYDQAHFIREFKLFYGKIPSAYSAGDELLTNIAQ; this is encoded by the coding sequence ATATTCACCAGTATGCATTCATGTCGGTGGGTGTGCCCGGCCAATGGTCAGCTTTCGGCATGGTACCGCCTGGTTGCACGAGCCTGTCAATCGTGATGCACGGCAGGAACGTCTGCTTAAAGCCCGGGGACAAGCCGGTACGCAAGTTTTCATCCGTTTCTTTTGCCGGTCAGGCTACACAGTTCTGGAATGTGGGTATTGATGACCAGTACCAGGTTTTCTTTGTCGTATTCAAACCTTGCGGCGCATACCAGTTGCTCGGCATTGGCCAGCACAGCTGCCTGAATGAAACATTCGACCTGTCTGATATACTGGGCAGGAAGGCAATTGCCTTCCAACATCAACTGGAAGACAGCCCGACATTGGAAACGACCCGGTCTATCGTGGAGCAATTCCTTTTGCAATGTCTTTGCCGGCAAAAAGATACGGCCATCGTCCGGCAATTTGACGATATCCGTAAAAAGATCCAGAGACAAAGCCAGGAGCCGCGGCTCATAAAAAAAATATGTAAAGATGAAGGTGTATCTAAAAGTACGCTGGTACGCCAGTTGAAGGAAATCATCGGAATGGGGCCGAAGCAATTTCAGCGCATTGCCCGTTTCAACAGCCTGCTGCTCCATATAAAGCAGCAAGCGACCAGGCGCCACTGGACGGAGATCGCACATCAGTTCGGGTACTATGACCAGGCGCATTTCATCAGGGAATTCAAGCTGTTCTATGGTAAAATACCCTCCGCCTATTCTG